A window of the Brassica napus cultivar Da-Ae chromosome C5, Da-Ae, whole genome shotgun sequence genome harbors these coding sequences:
- the LOC111206394 gene encoding oil body-associated protein 2C, with protein MASSGDEDQVAPGDPVTVSTRMIDAGTTIMQRRLPVKQMNCHVSTFAIYSGDMSRQIVTHHYVHRVNDEFLQCAVYASDRSDAPLIGIEYVISDRLYENLPQDEQKLWHSHAYEVKSGSWAYPRLPEVLATPELKNIAKTYGKFWCTWQIDRGDKLPVGAPELMMSPQGVEQGVLRPELVKIRDEKYNISTDELKHQRAEIAEPEWINPMADYWKQHGKCFVIDIVTVDMKSNEKFP; from the exons ATGGCCTCGAGTGGCGACGAAGATCAGGTGGCTCCTGGAGATCCGGTGACGGTTTCCACACGCATGATTGATGCCGGAACTACGATCATGCAGAGGAGATTACCAGTGAAGCAAATGAACTGTCATGTTTCGACGTTTGCGATTTACAGTGGAGATATGTCCAGGCAAATAGTGACTCACCACTATGTCCACAGAGTCAACGACGAGTTCCTCCAGTGTGCGGTTTACGCCTCTGACCGTTCTGATGCACCTCTCATCG gAATTGAATATGTAATATCAGACCGGTTATATGAAAATCTGCCTCAAGATGAGCAAAAGCTTTGGCACTCTCATGCTTACGAGGTTAAGTCAGGTTCGTGGGCTTATCCACGATTGCCTGAGGTTTTAGCTACTCCAGAGCTCAAGAACATAGCCAAAACGTACGGTAAATTTTGGTGCACCTGGCAGATAGACCGAG GTGACAAATTACCAGTGGGTGCACCGGAACTGATGATGTCACCACAAGGGGTGGAGCAAGGGGTATTAAGGCCGGAGTTGGTTAAGATCAGAGATGAGAAATACAACATATCGACCGATGAGTTGAAACATCAGAGAGCAGAGATAGCCGAACCGGAGTGGATCAATCCGATGGCAGATTACTGGAAGCAACATGGTAAGTGTTTCGTAATTGATATTGTGACTGTCGATATGAAAAGTAACGAGAAATTCCCTTGA
- the LOC111206392 gene encoding probable LRR receptor-like serine/threonine-protein kinase At1g29720, with protein sequence MLIVFSVLLFFIIITSFLASSTSVSPSLHSDELNALEKIATTLGIKGLNLSYGDPCSLGTLKMMQDVDVISNPDTGNSTIRCDCSFNKSTTCHITSIDLKTLGLPGKLPPELANLRYLQSIDLCRNYLTGSIPMEWASLPYLTSISLCANNLSGPLPTGLQNFKNLTVLGVEANQFSGPIPEELGNLTKLIRLHLTSNQFTGNLPNSLAKLVNLEDFRVSDNNFNGTIPKYIGNWSRLQRLGILASGLKGPIPDAVTRLENLIDMSISDTTGINSFPNMSSKAIRKLILRNVSLSGAIPSYIWNLPELKTLDLSFNSLTGEVRGIQSAPKYTYLTRNRLSGDAGSGVFLNSKSNIDISYNNFSWSSSCQEKSNINTYQSSYLKNNLTGLLPCAGPINCTSYQRTLHINCGGENTVIKNSSHKISYEADDSTVYSATNQHFKTWGISNTGVFAADEHSENDTYIISARSKLPGDSPNLYKTARRSALSLVYYAFCLENGPYNVKLLFMEIQFSDEEPFSRLGRRIFDVYVQGELFLKDFNIKEESKGTMTPVVKEVKAVNVTNHMLEIQLYWAGKGTTLIPKRGNYGPLISGISLCHHSMEPQCGAEKIRHQTNYPLIFGTIAALVTIILLALGIYAWRRCIRDKNTSEQDLRVQGLPTVCFTWRQLQAATNNFDQANKLGEGGFGSVFKGELSDGTIIAVKQLSSKSHQGNREFVNEIGMISGLNHPNLVKLYGCCVEKNQLMLVYEYMENNSLAHMLHGKSSLNLDWKARQKICVGIARGLEFLHEGSMIRMVHRDIKTTNVLLDADLNAKISDFGLARLHEEEHSHISTKIAGTIGYMAPEYALWGQLSEKADVYSFGIVAMEIVSGQSNTKQKGSADHVSLINWAVKLQQKGDITEIVDPVLQGDFNTKEAVRMIKVAIVCTNSSPSLRPTMSEVVQMLEGEVEITQVLSDPGLYGHNWSISNLRDIDTDGGLSTSVVTDQTATTMKSSVSGCDLYPLYPESMILNSTVDFSSSSL encoded by the exons ATGTTGATCGTGTTCTCAGTCCTTCTCTTCTTTATCATCATCACAAGCTTCTTAGCAAGTTCAACATCTGTTTCACCATCTCTCCATTCAGATGAGT TGAATGCGCTAGAGAAGATAGCTACTACACTTGGAATCAAGGGACTGAACCTAAGTTATGGAGACCCTTGCAGTTTAGGAACCCTGAAGATGATGCAGGACGTTGATGTTATTTCGAATCCGGACACTGGAAACAGCACCATTCGTTGTGATTGTAGCTTCAACAAAAGCACCACTTGCCATATAACAAGCAT AGATCTGAAGACCCTTGGCCTTCCAGGAAAACTTCCACCAGAGTTGGCTAACCTTCGATATCTACAATCTAT AGACTTGTGCAGAAACTACCTTACGGGCTCAATCCCAATGGAGTGGGCTTCATTGCCATACCTCACTTCCAT CTCGCTCTGCGCGAATAACTTGTCTGGGCCTTTACCAACTGGGTTACAGAACTTCAAGAATCTTACAGTCCT AGGGGTTGAAGCCAATCAGTTCTCTGGTCCAATTCCTGAGGAGCTTGGTAACTTGACCAAGTTAATACGGCT GCATCTTACCTCCAATCAATTTACAGGAAACTTGCCTAACTCTCTAGCTAAACTGGTGAACCTTGAGGATTT TAGGGTTAGTGACAATAACTTCAATGGTACCATCCCAAAATATATCGGCAACTGGTCTCGGCTTCAAAGGCT AGGTATACTGGCAAGCGGACTGAAAGGTCCTATTCCTGATGCAGTCACTCGCCTAGAAAATCTTATTGATAT GAGTATTAGTGATACAACTGGGATAAACTCCTTTCCAAATATGTCCAGCAAAGCCATCAGAAAact GATTTTGAGGAATGTGAGCTTGTCTGGTGCAATTCCTTCTTACATATGGAATTTGCCAGAGCTAAAGACTTT GGATTTATCGTTTAACAGCTTGACTGGCGAAGTTCGTGGAATTCAAAGTGCACCAAAATACAC CTATTTGACTAGAAATAGACTTTCTGGAGACGCTGGATCAGGTGTTTTTCTCAATAGCAAATCTAATAT TGATATCTCGTACAATAATTTCTCTTGGTCGTCTAGCTGTCAGGAAAAGAG TAACATTAATACATACCAGAGCTCATATTTAAAGAACAACTT AACTGGGCTTCTTCCATGTGCTGGTCCAATCAACTGCACAAGCT ATCAGCGAACACTACATATAAATTGTGGTGGAGAAAACACAGTCATTAAAAACTCCTCTCATAAAATCAGCTACGAAGCTGATGATAGTACTGTCTATTCGGCGACAAACCAACACTTCAAAACATGGGGAATTAGTAACACAGGTGTATTTGCCGCGGATGAACATAGTGAGAATGATACATACATCATTTCAGCTCGTTCAAAACTACCTGGAGATTCTCCTAATCTTTATAAGACTGCACGTAGATCTGCGCTCTCACTTGTTTATTATGCGTTTTGCTTGGAAAATGGACCCTACAATGTGAAACTCCTTTTTATGGAGATTCAGTTTTCAGACGAAGAACCATTCAGTCGTCTTGGCAGACGCATATTTGATGTCTATGTTCAG GGAGAACTGTTCTTGAAGGATTTTAACATCAAAGAGGAGTCTAAGGGGACTATGACTCCTGTTGTGAAAGAAGTGAAAGCTGTAAATGTGACCAATCATATGTTAGAGATTCAGCTGTATTGGGCGGGCAAAGGGACAACCCTCATACCTAAAAGAGGAAACTATGGTCCTCTTATTTCTGGAATCTCCTTGTGTCACCACA GTATGGAGCCACAATGTGGAG CGGAAAAGATAAGACATCAAACTAATTATCCACTAATTTTTGGGACAATAGCTGCCTTGGTAACAATTATTCTTTTGGCTTTGGGAATATATGCTTGGAGAAGATGCATAAGAGACAAGAATACAAGCGAACAAG ATCTAAGAGTCCAGGGTCTGCCAACGGTTTGCTTTACCTGGAGGCAACTGCAAGCTGCAACAAACAATTTTGATCAAGCCAACAAACTTGGAGAAGGAGGTTTCGGATCCGTATTCAAA GGAGAGCTGTCAGATGGAACTATCATAGCAGTCAAACAGCTCTCTTCCAAGTCACACCAAGGAAACCGTGAGTTTGTGAATGAGATAGGAATGATCTCAGGTCTGAACCATCCAAACCTTGTCAAGCTTTATGGATGTTGTGTCGAGAAGAACCAATTGATGCTTGTTTATGAGTACATGGAAAATAACTCCCTTGCTCATATGCTTCATG GAAAGAGTTCCTTGAACCTGGACTGGAAAGCAAGACAAAAAATATGTGTTGGAATTGCAAGAGGGCTTGAGTTCCTTCATGAAGGATCAATGATCAGGATGGTTCACCGTGACATAAAGACCACAAATGTGCTTCTAGACGCTGACCTAAATGCAAAGATATCTGACTTTGGATTGGCTAGGCTACATGAAGAAGAACATAGCCACATTAGCACAAAGATTGCAGGAACCAT CGGATACATGGCTCCAGAATATGCACTATGGGGTCAGTTGTCAGAGAAAGCAGACGTGTACAGCTTTGGGATTGTGGCAATGGAAATTGTTAGTGGACAGAGCAATACGAAACAAAAGGGAAGTGCTGATCACGTCTCGCTTATCAATTGG GCAGTGAAGCTGCAACAGAAAGGGGACATAACGGAGATAGTGGATCCAGTTCTACAAGGTGATTTCAACACCAAAGAAGCAGTAAGGATGATCAAAGTTGCTATTGTTTGCACAAACTCGTCTCCTTCCTTAAGACCAACCATGTCAGAGGTTGTGCAAATGCTGGAAGGAGAGGTAGAAATAACACAGGTTCTTTCAGATCCTGGTTTATATGGACATAACTGGAGCATCTCAAACCTCAGGGACATTGATACAGATGGTGGCTTGAGCACGTCTGTTGTGACCGATCAAACGGCAACAACAATGAAATCGTCGGTTTCTGGTTGTGATCTCTACCCATTATACCCTGAATCCATGATCTTAAACTCCACAGTGGACTTTTCTTCCTCGTCACTGTAA